One stretch of Anguilla anguilla isolate fAngAng1 chromosome 5, fAngAng1.pri, whole genome shotgun sequence DNA includes these proteins:
- the LOC118228476 gene encoding fibrous sheath CABYR-binding protein-like isoform X2 produces MGGKLSKRKKGYDVSDPKAAKAAAGPEPVEVKAPAPAAAAAAETAEEAVVAAEAAPAAVDQAPKEEPAPPPAAEEPAPEAEKPAQAEQQAPSEEPAPAVEQAVAIEEPVPAAEEPAAAVEEPAPAVEEPAPAVEEPAPVTEEPAPVTEEPAPAVEEPAPAVEEPAPAVEEPAAAVEELAAAVEEPAPAAEEPAPTVEETAAQEVVQEVISAEAPVEVPAATEETTDKEPAVEEPTPEPEPEAVALLADEPEPEAKAEDEAPEPVQEEAPPPPPPAVPEEPAPLSLIEAESAPEPAPEPEPAAAQLEAEPEAAAAPSLLEEVAELVQAVLPGILLSSAAPEEDPKDTGDAPAEPIPDIVISESVSANEFPAERAAEEEAVSGAGEQEPAAPSPSPAPEEAAPEAESPANQEAAAADDGGAASKEEAQAENGEGEIADSTGGLPEPEQNGEALDLLPDPVPEEPTELQQDECVNGLPEEPPKDQRDCELKKDLNPIVNMEVPDAIAEMADVISAASSQVVDLM; encoded by the exons ATGGGAGGCAAGCTGAGCAAGAGAAAGAAGGGGTACGATGTCAGCGACCCTAAGGCCGCCAAGGCCGCCGCCGGCCCTGAGCCCGTGGAGGTGAAAGCTCCcgctcccgccgccgccgccgccgccgagacCGCGGAGGAGGCCGTCGTGGCCGCAGAAGCGGCGCCGGCCGCGGTGGACCAGGCGCCGAAAGAAGAGCCGGCGCCACCGCCTGCTGCCGAAGAGCCCGCCCCAGAAGCGGAAAAGCCGGCGCAGGCTGAACAGCAGGCCCCATCAGAAGAGCCGGCTCCAGCAGTGGAGCAGGCGGTAGCCATAGAAGAGCCAGTTCCCGCAGCCGAAGAGCCGGCAGCAGCCGTAGAAGAGCCAGCCCCCGCAGTAGAAGAGCCAGCCCCCGCAGTAGAAGAGCCAGCCCCTGTCACAGAAGAGCCAGCCCCTGTCACAGAAGAGCCAGCTCCCGCAGTAGAAGAGCCAGCTCCCGCAGTAGAAGAGCCAGCTCCCGCAGTAGAAGAGCCGGCGGCAGCAGTAGAAGAGCTGGCGGCAGCAGTAGAAGAGCCAGCACCGGCCGCAGAAGAGCCCGCACCAACAGTAGAGGAGACGGCAGCACAGGAGGTCGTCCAGGAGGTGATCAGTGCCGAGGCCCCAGTGGAGGTCCCTGCAGCCACAGAAGAAACTACAGACAAAGAGCCCGCTGTGGAAGAGCCCACGCCTGAGCCCGAACCCGAGGCCGTAGCACTGCTAGCGGACGAGCCGGAGCCTGAGGCGAAGGCGGAGGACGAAGCCCCAGAGCCCGTCCAGgaggaagcccctccccctccccctcccgcagTCCCAGAGGAGCCTGCGCCGCTCAGTCTAATCGAGGCGGAGAGCGCCCCTGAGCCCGCTCCAGAACCCGAGCCTGCGGCCGCCCAGCTGGAGGCCGAGCCGGA GGCCGCGGCGGCTCCCAGCCTGCTGGAGGAGGTCGCGGAGCTGGTCCAGGCCGTGCTGCCGGGGATCCTGCTGAGCTCCGCGGCCCCGGAGGAAGACCCGAAGGACACCGGAGACGCGCCCGCTGAGCCGATCCCAGACATCGTCATCTCCGAGTCGGTCTCCGCTAACGAGTTCCCCGCAGAGCgagcggcggaggaggaggcggtCTCCGGAGCAGGGGAACAGGAACCCGccgccccgtccccctcccccgccccagaggaggcggctccggaggcagAGTCCCCGGCCAAtcaggaggcggcggcggcggacgaCGGCGGAGCGGCGAGCAAGGAGGAGGCGCAGGCAGAGAACGGAGAGGGCGAAATCGCTGACTCCACAGGAGGGCTCCCGGAGCCGGAGCAGAACGGGGAGGCTCTGGACCTCCTCCCCGACCCAGTGCCGGAGGAACCCACAGAACTGCAGCAAGACGAATGTGTGAACGGCCTGCCCGAGGAACCCCCCAAAGACCAGCGCGACTGTGAATTAAAAAAGGACTTGAATCCGATAGTCAACATGGAGGTGCCCGACGCCATTGCCGAGATGGCAGACGTCATAAGTGCTGCTTCAAGTCAGGTGGTTGACTTAATGTGA
- the LOC118228476 gene encoding fibrous sheath CABYR-binding protein-like isoform X1 has protein sequence MGGKLSKRKKGYDVSDPKAAKAAAGPEPVEVKAPAPAAAAAAETAEEAVVAAEAAPAAVDQAPKEEPAPPPAAEEPAPEAEKPAQAEQQAPSEEPAPAVEQAVAIEEPVPAAEEPAAAVEEPAPAVEEPAPAVEEPAPVTEEPAPVTEEPAPAVEEPAPAVEEPAPAVEEPAAAVEELAAAVEEPAPAAEEPAPTVEETAAQEVVQEVISAEAPVEVPAATEETTDKEPAVEEPTPEPEPEAVALLADEPEPEAKAEDEAPEPVQEEAPPPPPPAVPEEPAPLSLIEAESAPEPAPEPEPAAAQLEAEPEPEAEPEPAAPDTAGPEGDAAAAAPSLLEEVAELVQAVLPGILLSSAAPEEDPKDTGDAPAEPIPDIVISESVSANEFPAERAAEEEAVSGAGEQEPAAPSPSPAPEEAAPEAESPANQEAAAADDGGAASKEEAQAENGEGEIADSTGGLPEPEQNGEALDLLPDPVPEEPTELQQDECVNGLPEEPPKDQRDCELKKDLNPIVNMEVPDAIAEMADVISAASSQVVDLM, from the coding sequence ATGGGAGGCAAGCTGAGCAAGAGAAAGAAGGGGTACGATGTCAGCGACCCTAAGGCCGCCAAGGCCGCCGCCGGCCCTGAGCCCGTGGAGGTGAAAGCTCCcgctcccgccgccgccgccgccgccgagacCGCGGAGGAGGCCGTCGTGGCCGCAGAAGCGGCGCCGGCCGCGGTGGACCAGGCGCCGAAAGAAGAGCCGGCGCCACCGCCTGCTGCCGAAGAGCCCGCCCCAGAAGCGGAAAAGCCGGCGCAGGCTGAACAGCAGGCCCCATCAGAAGAGCCGGCTCCAGCAGTGGAGCAGGCGGTAGCCATAGAAGAGCCAGTTCCCGCAGCCGAAGAGCCGGCAGCAGCCGTAGAAGAGCCAGCCCCCGCAGTAGAAGAGCCAGCCCCCGCAGTAGAAGAGCCAGCCCCTGTCACAGAAGAGCCAGCCCCTGTCACAGAAGAGCCAGCTCCCGCAGTAGAAGAGCCAGCTCCCGCAGTAGAAGAGCCAGCTCCCGCAGTAGAAGAGCCGGCGGCAGCAGTAGAAGAGCTGGCGGCAGCAGTAGAAGAGCCAGCACCGGCCGCAGAAGAGCCCGCACCAACAGTAGAGGAGACGGCAGCACAGGAGGTCGTCCAGGAGGTGATCAGTGCCGAGGCCCCAGTGGAGGTCCCTGCAGCCACAGAAGAAACTACAGACAAAGAGCCCGCTGTGGAAGAGCCCACGCCTGAGCCCGAACCCGAGGCCGTAGCACTGCTAGCGGACGAGCCGGAGCCTGAGGCGAAGGCGGAGGACGAAGCCCCAGAGCCCGTCCAGgaggaagcccctccccctccccctcccgcagTCCCAGAGGAGCCTGCGCCGCTCAGTCTAATCGAGGCGGAGAGCGCCCCTGAGCCCGCTCCAGAACCCGAGCCTGCGGCCGCCCAGCTGGAGGCCGAGCCGGAGCCGGAGGCGGAGCCCGAGCCCGCGGCGCCGGATACCGCCGGCCCGGAGGGCGACGCGGCCGCGGCGGCTCCCAGCCTGCTGGAGGAGGTCGCGGAGCTGGTCCAGGCCGTGCTGCCGGGGATCCTGCTGAGCTCCGCGGCCCCGGAGGAAGACCCGAAGGACACCGGAGACGCGCCCGCTGAGCCGATCCCAGACATCGTCATCTCCGAGTCGGTCTCCGCTAACGAGTTCCCCGCAGAGCgagcggcggaggaggaggcggtCTCCGGAGCAGGGGAACAGGAACCCGccgccccgtccccctcccccgccccagaggaggcggctccggaggcagAGTCCCCGGCCAAtcaggaggcggcggcggcggacgaCGGCGGAGCGGCGAGCAAGGAGGAGGCGCAGGCAGAGAACGGAGAGGGCGAAATCGCTGACTCCACAGGAGGGCTCCCGGAGCCGGAGCAGAACGGGGAGGCTCTGGACCTCCTCCCCGACCCAGTGCCGGAGGAACCCACAGAACTGCAGCAAGACGAATGTGTGAACGGCCTGCCCGAGGAACCCCCCAAAGACCAGCGCGACTGTGAATTAAAAAAGGACTTGAATCCGATAGTCAACATGGAGGTGCCCGACGCCATTGCCGAGATGGCAGACGTCATAAGTGCTGCTTCAAGTCAGGTGGTTGACTTAATGTGA